The following nucleotide sequence is from Amia ocellicauda isolate fAmiCal2 chromosome 14, fAmiCal2.hap1, whole genome shotgun sequence.
gaacatctcccattgtcagagctccctgcccccctggttcctagtttaaaagattctcaatttctctgcacttacgctctcccaatgcatcaagcccccccttctgtttagatgtagaccgtcccgtttgtacaggtcccatctatcccagaagaaagaccaatgctccataaacctaaacccctcttccctacaccaagctttcaaccacgtgttaaactttctaatctctgcctgtctccctggcctggcacatggtaccggatgtatttcagagaaaactaccttggaggttctgctctttagttttgttcctaactctttaaatttgtcttgcagaacctctgtcctaccttttcctgtGTCATTGgctccaatgtggaccatgaccagtggattccccccggctttggccaatagcctgtctactagtttagggagatctgcaacctgagcaccaggcaggcaagataccatgcgggtctccttatcactagagcacactgtgtgatctacacctctaagaattgagtctcctactataactacctccctcttcagggggctttaagtagcttttgtctacctgcccccaattcacacctaacaggccacacctggctcctcctgcaacagaattcctgttAGTCCttgacaaaatctcccttctacaacctggttactttcaccaactcagcagctgaactgaattgacttcaatttaggcaaactacagacaatgctaacttcaattaaggcaaacttaaaacaaaatgagcaatgctaagactggtctgaaactagtcaaacaacaagatccTCTCACCTGTAttctcctgtctctctgtggcaacttgtaaaggGTTATTGATGCGGCAAAATTAACAAACTTCtacttattgtattgtaatggcAGGGCAATGAGgaatctgtgggactttgtGTTGGATTcacagtggtgtgtgtgtgtgatagaaaGTAAGCGAGCATTGTACCTCATGCATGATTAAATGACAtccatgcattttactgcactgtagcaatactgcaacattcaaattatgtattaattgtatgatgcacttaattatttatgttgtgacatgctttggaAAGGTGTTCTGCTTTATACAGTTAAGATTGATCTTATTTGAATGGGGATTAAAGATTATCATTggccaaaataaaaagggaaatatTCCAAAAAATGATAGAGCTGGTGAAGTGctattacattattacattatttgtttatatcTGTAAATGTACAATCATCTGTGAGCAAAAAAATAATGAGGGAGAAAAATCTTGTATGCAATTTTAAATtactaatttatcattggcacccttgtCAGTTAGTGACGTAAACAAAGGTTCACCATCCCTGTATTAGGATAACTTACAGTGATATCAGTGGCTGCTGCTCTTCCTGTGATTATAGATTATAACTTTACAAATCCAGTGTTGTTAAAATCAAGTGCTGAATGCAATTTGTTGCCGGAGAAAGATTGAAAGAAAGCTGTGAACAACAGGCATCTTTCACATGTACCCCGAGACCTGCAAGTGGCCTCTGATCAAAACTagtatttttaaagtgtatcAAGAGGGCCAACAGGGGTTAATTGATTAAAAAtgaactgtttttatttattatttgtacatTTAGCCAAGGCTTACAGGGTTCTCAAGCACTAAAATACAATATGATATATAATATGATAAAATTGTATAATAtacaacatgcaacaattttgtgtttatatagaAAATGTACTTTTGATAACTTTTATTAACTAGTGTTAAGTATAGCATTAGGAAAATTGACAGTGGAAATGGTCTCTTAAGCCTGATTTATGCTTCTGCGTCTGCGTCTCTGGGTAAATGCATGGGCGTCATACGCAGTCATTGTCATaggtgtctgccaacatacttgcacgTAACGTCGACACGGCAGTcaatctacagaaaacaaaacctgttatctatggtgcacctagggttgtatggatgtaaatcaaCACTCAGAATCTCGCTGCTCAGCCAATCAGCTCTGGCTTGACGCTCAGGACGCAGCGACGCAGAGATGCAGAGATGCGCTGTTGAGATATTGGAGGAGTGCATGTTGGCTGCGCTTACTGAGGCCGACACTCTGGGACAGTGAGTCGGCTTCAGCTGTGTGGATTAATATAGACAGGTTGTGTTGCATGTGTTGCCACTCCCCTGTCTCTCTCAGACACTGGTTTCAGAAGGACGCACAGTGTCTGTATTCTCTGTCTCCTGCTCAGCTctgggtgtccagcagttggtcAGTGTGAACAGCCTCTGACAGCAGGGGAGAGAGCCCAGTGTGTTCCTGACATCAGACCTGAGGAAGATGTACAGCACTGGGTCCGCAAGAGCATTTAGAGCATACATTTCAGATGTGACAAGAAAGACATTATTCAATATACTATTGCTTTTGTCATTGACAATAAACCTCATTATCCCAAATGGGAGGAAGAGCACAGTGTACATGCCCAGGACAAGGGCCAGCATGCACAGAATCCTCTTCTTCTCCTTGTCTTGTATGGAATGGGTTCTGATGATGACTCTCCTGGTGCTGAGGTAGAAGAAAACCAGAAGAGGGAACGGCAGGAGGAAGACGTTTGGAATGGAAATCAGCCTTGCTGTGAAAGGGTCAAAATTCCAGAAAAACCTTAGCATAATCGGGACAGTTAACAATAAAGCCAGCAGCCAGACTCCAGCAGAGATCAGTGCGGCGTGCCTGACGCTGCGGCGGTACCGGTACCACAGAGGATGGGCGACCACCAGGTATCTCTCCAGGGCGATGCACACCATGAACCACACGCTGGCACTCACACCGAAGAATAACAGCACTTCAGAAATGTTTTCATAATCTGAGGCAATGTACAGAGGTCTTGAAACTACCTGCAGGAGGTCGGCAATGAGCAGGTTGATGATGTAGATGGGCACCACCATGTCAGACCTGATTAGACGGTACAGGCCACAGATGGCCAGGCAGTTCACAGGCAGCCCGACACAcacaatgaaaatgttaattatGATTCTGAATATTTCCATAGGCATATAAGTGATGGACTCTGTGTCTGATTTACCAGCAGTGTATGAATGATTAATGGTGTTATTTTGAATGGTGTGAGAAGAGTACATGAAGTCCTGGTCAGAGTGAGGCTGAGGACTCTGTCCTGTCCTTGTCAATGGGGAGTCGACCTAGTGTTTAAAGAATAGAAACCCATTAGACATCAACAATTGAATCATCATAATATACTGTCCCAACACTCCAGCCTGAGGTGACTGCACCAcctacaaaataatgaaaaaatgtgtatgatcataatcataatcaagaAGTTGATGGTGCAGGTGAGAAAATAGTGGTGGTTGAAGAGTGGAGTAGAtggtcatgggttcaatcccaggtaggGGTTGTACCCTTGTGCCAgacactgtacctagattgctccagtaataaaacaaaatatgaatgtatcattgtaattaaaaataatgtggccctgtataagggtgtctgctatgaactataataataaaatataaacatattaacAAGTGATTAAATAAAGTAATACCTTGTCACAAAGTGCCTTGTTTTCGTATACATTAATACATCTTAGGAGATCCTGATCAGCAGCTAAGCAACTCTCTCTACTACTGTCGTGACACAGAGTTCTTTGAATCTGAGTTAAAAGAAAACACCAGGCCTAAGGCTTTAGTCTTTATGATGCATGTATATAAGCATATAATGTAcatatctgtgtgtatatatatatatatatatatatatatatatatatatatatatatatatatatatatatatacagtttggtccataaatatttgaacaatgacacaattgtcatcattttggctctgtacgccaccacaatggatttgaaaggaaacaatggaTGAactgtgtaggaattacacccatttttacatGTGGTCCTCCCAATTTTAGggactcaaaagtaattggacaattggctgctcagctgtctcagctgttccatggccaggtgtgtgttattcccCACTGCAAGTGAAGCAAGCCATCAGTAGCAGGATGAATTGTGAactgtttagggctatattccCTGCttagattcagccaaatgcttcaaaactcttTGGACGGCGCATCAGAGTGCAGAAGgtcaatgacctgaagcatgcTGCGAAaacaacccaagacttttttgcaatggccaagtcaatcacctgacctgaatccaattgagcagcatttcagttgctgaaggcaaaacagaaGGCagaatgccccaagaacaagcaggaactaaagacagctgcagtgcaggcctggcagagcatcacctgggatgaaacccagcatctggtgatgtctatgggttccagacttcaggcagtcattgactgcaaaggattgtACTGAAATACtgaatctcacaatttaatttatgttagttcgtccaattacttttgagcccctaaaattgaggggaccacatataaaaattagtgtaattcctacaccattcacaatttggatgtaactaccctcaaattaaagatgaaagtctacacttaaagcacatcttgattgtttcctttcaaatatactgtgatggCATACGGAGCTAAAATGattacaattgtgtcactgtccaaatatttatggaccgatctgtatgtgtgtgtgtgtaatgtgtgtatataattttagattttaatatttaattttacatttttatataatcaTTTTCCATAATTTAAGAATCGTGCATGTTTCCCTTTTAATGTGATTACCCTTCAGCACCCTCAATTCTAGATCTCATTTTAATAATTAGACGTTGGATCCAAgccattcattattttgaaagATATTACTTGATTATGATTTGTGTTTAAATTGTTCTCAAGATTTAGTCTTTCTCCTTTTGTGTGCACAGATGTATCATATCATCTGTGTTTTATATGACCACCCTGATGCCCCAACTGCTGGTCTTTCATGTTCTGGAATCTTCTCCGCTCTATTTGTTTGTAATGTCATGATTATTTAGCCACGCGGATCACTATAGTCTGTGGagtttatattgtgtgtgtgtttcataaaCCCTGGGAGATACTGGATTTGCACTTGTTCACTGTGGCTGCATTTTCTTATTATGAAACAAAATTTAAGGTTTAATGTTGTTGTGTTTGACACTGATCAGAGAACATCTGCAACACAATGATTCAtatttctctcctctctgtcctgtctatactgtatatacagattGATTATTTCACATCTCATAAGctgctgaaacacacacagtacCCCTGAGCCTTCAATTAGTAAGTCTTTACTTGGTTCTCAGTTATATAAAGCACAGCAGCTGCCTTACCTGGGTCAGACTGGAGGAGCTGTGGAGACAGAGCTGAAGGTGCGTCTGTGGGTCCCTGAAGGTGGACTTGGATCCAGTTTGTCATGGATGATCGGAGTCTCTGTGAAGTTCTGTGatggtgtagtgtgtgtgtgcggatgTGCGATTGAGTGTTTGAGTTTTGAACCAGTGCTGTGAGCTGGTAGAGGAAGTTTTGATTTATATATCTAATGCTCTCCGAAGCATTAGTAGCTATTAGCTCCATTAGGGGATTATTGGGTAGAAATCTTCCCACAAGATATGTAGTCATAGTcctaaaaagtatttaatccaGGGTGCTATACATTTGTATTCCGCTGGGTAGCTGGTCTGAATCCATTAGTATCCAGGATGTGTGTCTCAGTCAGAGGACAGATGAGTAAGAGAGACAAGCTCATCAAAGCTCTATCATTTTATTAACAGTATTATACATTTGCTTGTAGAATCAGTGGAAATAAAGCAACGATTTGTTGCAATTGTAAAGTGAAATAGAGATCAGTTCCACACAATACAGTCTGGTGCTTCTCCAGACAGTGGGGCTCATTCTCACACAGTGTATCAGAGTTTCTTCATCAGCCACTCAAACCTCATATTGAAAGGAGATGtacttatacattttaaaatttgaGCTGTGATCCACTGTGATCCATGATTCTGGAATCTTTGCAGTTCAATTTCCCACCCCCCTTGTTCACTCTTGTCTGCATCTTCTTAAGAAAAATGTACAGTTTTATACTGACCAAAGAAAACTTGTCACTCAACAATAGGGCTGGCTGATATCAACAAAAATCAGTATCGCGAtaactttgtgttaaaaagTACAATTGTGCCATATTCCAACTAAATTATTGTAATTAACATTAAGAAGTACAGAGGACAATGCATAATCAACTGTATTAAACACTTGAAaactacaaataatatataaatgaaacacaaattaaGCTTGAAATAACTAGGCCCACTGTATGGCTAACCTGCCCTTATACTGTTGTAAAGGCTGTCATCAGCTTACCAACTCACTGGCAAGGAAAACCAAAATGTTACCCTTTTCTAGATGATTTGAGACATTCCAAATGTTTTGCCTCCAGTACTGAAGATTCTATCTATTGCGAAAACAGAGGGAGACAAAAGTTCGGGCTAGGACTGTGTGAAATCAGCAGAAATTAATATTGTGATAAGTGACCACATTAACCTTGATCACAATAAATCTGCAATAATGttatgtataaaaaaaagtCTGTGTATAATTGTGCTATTTTTCATTGCAGTTATAACCTTTGTAAACttaatgtaacaaaaaaaaatcagaaaacaatgcaaaatcaACTTTATTGATGTGATGCTCACTGCCTGTCATTCCTCAAGCTCACCGCCAGAGGCCACTCGTGCTGCATTGTTTTTTCACGTCTCCTTCAAACTAAACCTTCtaataattgaattatcttCTCTGGCTAATTACGCACTCATTGTCACCTGCATCTGATCCATGCATGTGTATATTCCCCTTTGTTCCTCACAGAAGATGTGAAGTATTTGTCAGTGTTCACTGCAATGCTGAGCTTTAGCCAAGGCTATTTAGTGGTAATCTTTATGGTGTTTGACCACTGCCTGCCTTTACATCAAGTTTTCTGGATTACCCTTCTTACTGGGTTTGCCCGATCGCCCAACCAACGCCTATTTCATCGACCATTCTTTTGTGTCTTCACTGTTTGCCGGTTACCTGACCTCTACGCCTGTTTGACAATCCCTCAACCAACCGCACTTGGGTCCACAACAACTGGGTCCCAGTTCAGCCTAGCCTGACAATTGAACATGTAACTCTTTTCGTACTTGGAATAgaatattatatacactcacctaaaggattattaggaacaccatactaatactgtgtttgaccccctttcgccttcagaactgccttaattctacgtggcattgattcaacaaggtgctgaaagcattctttagaaaagttggcccatattgataggatagcatcttgcagttgatggagatttgtgggatgcacatccagggcacgaagctcccgttccaccacatcccaaagatgctctattgggttgagatctggtgactgtgggggccagtttagtacagtgaactcattgtcatgttcaagaaaccaatttgaaatgattcgacctttgtgacatggtgctgctggaagtagccatcagaggatgggtacatggtggtcataaagggatggacatggtcagaaacaatgctcaggtaggccgtggcatttaaacgatgcccaattggcactaaggggcctaaagtgtgccaagaaaacatcccccacaccattacaccaccaccaccagcctgcacagtggtaacaaggcatgatgaatccatgttctcattctgtttacgccaaattctgactctaccatctgaatgtctcaacagaaatcgagactcatcagaccaggcaacatttttccagtcttcaactgtccaattttggtgagcttgtgcaaattgtagcctctttttcctatttgtagtggagatgagtggtacccggtggggtcttctgctgttgtagcccatccgcctcaaggttgtacgtgttgtggcttcacaaatgctttgctgcatacctcggttgtaacgagtggttatttcagtcaaagttgctcttctatcagcttgaatcagtcggcccattctcctctgacctctagcatcaacaaggcattttcgcccacaggacgaagatagaagagcaactttgactgaaataaccactcgttacaaccgagccaggaaatataaaaaacacataaataaagataaaaaataaagtacaaaaaTGTGAGTTCTTGCAGGGATAAAGTTTTAAGTCTCTTTAGATCTCCTAGTTTCAGTttctctcgctcgctcgctaTATGACCATGATGCAGAAACTGGAGGTCTTACTTGTTCTGGCATCTTCACAGAAATCTATATTTTCCCCTGAACGTTTAGGCACACGAATCCCAAAAACACTAAGCTGTTGTAATtcttcttgtttgtgtttttattaagctCCTTATTAAGCATGGAAGATAATGGATTTGCACTAATTCACTTTGGCtgcatcttaaaaataaaagcagaaatGAGTGTTTCATGGTTTTATGCTGATCAGAGAACATccaaaacacaatcattaacattaagtattttttctctttttctttcctatatacaaatataagtgatatttaaaaatgatatgCATATGTCACAGAAGGTGACAAAGCTGGTGTAAGTATGAGGTGTTGGGGAGTGTGGGGGGTCCAGTGAGACCCCCTGCTACTCTGTACTAACACTCACAAAATCCCTCAAGTAACCTACCGACTACGACATTCCAATTTTTGATTATGCTGAAGGAGGAGAACCTCACGTCACCCCATTTACAATTCCCAATGTAGGCtcgaaaaatgtatttcaaggatgcatttatttttttcttcagccacatcaaACATTCTATTTGCAATAGCTTAGGGGCAAATGTACTAACCTAATGAAAATACCTTTATTACCGATAAGcataaaaaaggaaacataCCCCAAAACCAAATCACACATAAAAACATTTCTATCCCCGATAAATATAATCAAAATCTGAAGGAACAGTCCTAGATCAAGCAGGTACTCCATGGTCCTACGAAATAGCAACTGAACAGGGGAGTCTTCGCAGAGAGCACATTTGAGAGTAGATTCAGAGAGTCCTCAGCTTCAGCCAGTAGGCACAGTGACCAGATCTGGGAGAATTTCCAGAGCACCACTTAGACTGGACTTACAGTAAGGAGAACTGTGAATGTAAATAGAATAGAGAGCTGACTGTCAAGTAAAGGGCAGAATAATCCCCTCAGCAGACTCTTAAGGCACAGGTAGTCTACCCTGACTTTTAACCAGTTTTGAAGGAAAACGTTTCTGTTGTTTTGTTagaatgttaaataaaataga
It contains:
- the LOC136768130 gene encoding G-protein coupled receptor 4-like, giving the protein MNNSSHTDQDTMNNSSRDSQSDINKPEIIIDILILCVGLPAICLAIYGLYCMVRSSMVGPIYIINLLIVDILQIMRYLVVAYPLWYWYRRSIRRAIASATSIKDMEKRRILHMLAFVLVTYTVLFLPIIINIFIVCVGLPVNCLAICGLYRLIRSDMVVPIYIINLLIADLLQVVSRPLYIASDYENISEVLLFFGVSASVWFMVCIALERYLVVAHPLWYRYRRSVRHAALISAGVWLLALLLTVPIMLRFFWNFDPFTARLISIPNVFLLPFPLLVFFYLSTRRVIIRTHSIQDKEKKRILCMLALVLGMYTVLFLPFGIMRFIRISASLRRCVLSVKPELIG